From a single Helicovermis profundi genomic region:
- a CDS encoding IS110 family transposase, whose product MIFVGIDVASSKHDITITSSNGEVLTKCFTIQNDFEGFKKLRMLILSHTESIDDIRIGIEETGIYSQNISNFLALQGFYVLMINPVLTSNSRKALSPRLTKTDQVDAYAICKYVEFNHKRHNSYTPTLYISNELKSLSRARIEVQKKLNKAKTEWTRLLDITFPEFRHQFNQHSNWVYKLFSDYPTTIKISNMHISTLESIIKCRGNRFEIAKTIKTLSKNTIGNVNITNEILINSTLEDIFHYKRQMDRFEIEINKIIDAHFSFLLSIPGVGHITAGLIVGEIGDIHRFDHPKSLLAFAGLDPTIYQSGNFIAKNSHISKRGSRYLRTAIFTATKVAIINSKIKDNKFRDKYLLKIKEGKHHNSAICHAAKNMSNTIYAIMKTGIAFNNLL is encoded by the coding sequence ATGATCTTTGTCGGTATTGATGTAGCTTCTTCTAAGCATGACATCACAATTACTTCAAGTAATGGTGAGGTGCTCACCAAATGTTTTACTATTCAAAATGATTTTGAGGGGTTTAAAAAACTCCGTATGCTAATTCTATCCCATACGGAGTCTATTGATGACATTCGTATAGGAATTGAAGAAACCGGAATATACTCTCAAAATATTTCTAATTTTCTTGCGTTACAAGGCTTTTATGTCTTAATGATTAATCCAGTATTAACAAGTAATAGTCGTAAAGCTCTTTCACCAAGACTGACTAAAACAGATCAAGTTGATGCTTATGCTATATGCAAGTACGTAGAATTTAATCATAAACGTCACAATTCCTATACACCTACATTATACATTTCAAATGAATTAAAGTCACTATCTAGAGCAAGAATTGAAGTTCAAAAAAAACTCAATAAAGCAAAAACTGAGTGGACACGACTACTAGATATTACTTTCCCAGAATTTAGACATCAATTTAATCAACATTCAAACTGGGTTTACAAACTTTTTTCTGATTATCCTACAACTATAAAAATTTCTAATATGCATATTTCAACTCTTGAATCTATTATAAAATGCCGTGGTAATAGATTCGAAATAGCTAAAACAATTAAAACATTATCTAAAAACACAATCGGTAATGTTAATATTACAAATGAAATACTGATTAATTCTACTCTTGAGGACATTTTTCATTACAAACGACAAATGGATAGATTTGAGATAGAAATAAACAAGATTATTGATGCTCATTTTTCTTTCTTACTTAGTATACCTGGTGTTGGACATATTACTGCCGGCCTAATTGTCGGTGAAATCGGTGATATACATCGATTTGATCATCCTAAAAGCCTACTTGCTTTTGCAGGACTTGATCCTACAATATATCAGTCAGGTAACTTTATAGCTAAAAATTCTCATATATCTAAACGTGGATCAAGATATTTACGTACTGCAATATTTACCGCTACTAAAGTAGCTATAATAAATTCTAAAATTAAAGATAACAAATTTAGAGATAAATATTTACTAAAGATCAAAGAAGGTAAACATCATAACTCGGCAATTTGCCATGCTGCAAAAAATATGTCAAATACTATTTACGCGATTATGAAAACTGGTATTGCATTTAATAATTTATTGTAG
- the lysA gene encoding diaminopimelate decarboxylase produces MNYNFYGVDTVYLAKKYGTPLYVMSEDYIIERCEEIKKDFLNKYENTFAVYAGKAFNTKTMCRIIAKEGLGLDVVSGGELFTALSVNFPSQKIIFHGNNKSLDELTLAIDNNVGRIVVDNISELEQIIELSKLKSKITKILFRITPGVDSHTHSYISTGDINSKFGISLNEEILYKAIKIATDSEFINLAGFHFHVGSQLDNNDSHLKATTILLNTMQKAKNDLNFTTKELNVGGGFGIKYADSNNRKNISYFTDAIMELIKTGTNDKNLDMPLVIIEPGRWIVGESGITIYEIGNIKNAPGLSTYAGINGGMPDNPRPALYQAKYEALIANKSNIEKNEIVTIAGKCCESGDILIKDLEVPQVKKGDLLVVKSTGAYNYSMSNNYNKLPIPAVVMIKNGEDRIIVKRQSYEEMINREI; encoded by the coding sequence ATGAATTATAATTTTTACGGAGTTGATACCGTATATCTTGCAAAAAAATATGGTACACCTTTATATGTTATGTCAGAGGATTATATTATTGAAAGATGTGAGGAAATAAAAAAAGATTTTTTAAATAAATATGAAAATACTTTTGCCGTTTATGCTGGAAAAGCTTTCAATACCAAAACTATGTGTAGAATAATTGCTAAAGAAGGTCTGGGACTTGATGTTGTTTCAGGAGGAGAACTATTTACAGCATTAAGTGTAAATTTTCCAAGTCAAAAAATAATTTTCCATGGAAATAACAAATCACTTGATGAGCTTACCCTTGCTATAGATAATAATGTTGGAAGAATCGTAGTTGATAATATAAGTGAACTCGAACAAATTATTGAATTAAGTAAATTAAAATCAAAAATCACTAAAATTCTTTTTAGAATTACTCCAGGCGTTGATAGTCATACTCATAGCTATATTTCTACAGGCGATATTAATTCAAAATTTGGTATATCTCTTAATGAAGAAATTTTGTATAAGGCAATTAAAATTGCAACAGATTCTGAATTCATTAATCTTGCAGGCTTTCATTTTCACGTTGGTTCACAATTAGATAATAATGATTCACATCTAAAAGCTACTACAATTTTACTAAACACAATGCAAAAAGCTAAAAATGACCTTAATTTTACTACAAAAGAATTAAATGTTGGTGGTGGATTTGGAATTAAATATGCTGATTCTAATAATCGTAAAAATATTTCTTATTTTACTGATGCAATTATGGAATTAATAAAAACTGGAACTAATGATAAAAATTTAGATATGCCTCTTGTTATTATTGAACCTGGAAGATGGATTGTAGGAGAATCGGGGATTACTATTTATGAAATTGGAAATATTAAAAATGCTCCAGGCTTAAGCACTTACGCTGGTATTAATGGTGGAATGCCTGATAATCCAAGGCCAGCACTATATCAAGCAAAATATGAAGCACTAATTGCAAATAAATCAAATATCGAAAAAAATGAAATCGTAACAATAGCTGGAAAATGTTGTGAATCAGGAGATATATTAATTAAAGATTTAGAAGTTCCCCAAGTAAAAAAAGGTGATCTTCTTGTAGTTAAAAGCACAGGTGCATATAACTATTCAATGTCAAATAACTATAACAAACTTCCAATTCCTGCAGTAGTAATGATAAAAAATGGTGAAGATCGCATTATTGTAAAAAGGCAATCGTACGAAGAGATGATTAATAGAGAAATTTAA
- a CDS encoding M20 metallopeptidase family protein, translating into MDIKKMIDEIYDEIIEIRRFIHMNPELSNQEYNTNKKIVNFLNSNNIENRTIANTGVLGIISGISNSEKTIALRADIDALPLEEKTDLPFKSISKNVMHACGHDVHTAILLGSAKILNNLKDKFSGNVKLFFQPAEETTGGALPMIEENCLKSPKVDYVLGLHVMPYLKTGKIELKYGKLNAASDTIKIIVSGKSGHGAYPETSIDAILIASHIIVSMQTLISRNISPLNSAVLSFGTINGGSKTNIIADEVILSGTLRTLDSKTREFTHKKIREIAEYTAKAFGGDSKVIIENGYEPLINNDEVVKVLYNTAIENIGEENIVFKDFPSLGVEDFSYFSNRVPGAFFHLGCKKENLSTSLHNNNFDVDENCIKTGILMQVKTALNLLQS; encoded by the coding sequence ATGGATATCAAAAAAATGATAGACGAAATATATGATGAAATCATTGAAATTAGACGATTTATTCATATGAATCCAGAATTAAGCAATCAAGAATATAACACTAATAAAAAAATAGTAAACTTTCTCAACAGCAATAATATTGAAAATAGAACTATTGCAAATACGGGTGTACTTGGTATTATTAGTGGAATATCAAATAGCGAAAAAACTATTGCACTTAGAGCGGATATTGATGCGCTTCCTTTAGAAGAAAAAACTGATCTTCCATTTAAATCAATATCAAAAAACGTAATGCACGCATGTGGTCATGATGTACATACTGCAATACTTCTTGGAAGTGCGAAAATACTAAACAATCTTAAAGATAAATTTTCTGGAAATGTTAAGTTATTTTTTCAACCTGCTGAAGAAACCACTGGTGGTGCCCTTCCTATGATTGAAGAAAATTGTCTTAAAAGTCCTAAGGTAGATTACGTTCTTGGCCTTCACGTTATGCCATATTTGAAAACAGGTAAAATCGAACTTAAATATGGTAAATTAAACGCTGCATCAGATACAATAAAAATAATAGTTAGCGGAAAAAGCGGACATGGTGCTTATCCAGAAACATCTATAGATGCAATCCTTATAGCAAGTCATATTATTGTATCTATGCAAACTTTAATTAGTAGAAATATATCTCCTCTAAATTCAGCTGTTTTATCTTTTGGAACTATAAATGGTGGAAGTAAAACTAATATTATTGCTGATGAAGTTATTTTAAGTGGAACTCTTCGAACTTTAGATTCCAAAACAAGAGAATTTACTCATAAAAAAATCAGGGAAATTGCTGAATATACTGCAAAAGCATTCGGTGGTGATTCTAAAGTAATAATTGAAAACGGATATGAACCATTAATCAATAACGACGAAGTGGTTAAAGTATTATATAATACTGCAATCGAAAATATCGGAGAAGAAAATATTGTATTTAAAGACTTTCCTAGTCTTGGAGTTGAAGATTTTTCATATTTCTCCAATAGAGTTCCAGGTGCTTTTTTCCACTTAGGATGCAAAAAAGAAAATCTTAGCACATCACTTCACAACAACAATTTTGACGTTGATGAAAATTGTATTAAAACAGGCATATTAATGCAAGTTAAGACTGCTCTAAATTTATTACAATCATAA
- the alr gene encoding alanine racemase, producing the protein MNKIYRHTHLKINLDNLIHNVNEIRNFLNKNTTLSAVLKADAYGHGSIEIANALYDNGVNYFLVSTLLEGIELKTYNQNFNVLIMGHTPNEYLNAIVENDLECTIFTLEQAKLLNDLSLKHNKTINIHIKIDTGFNRLGIKINSDTLSIVKEISKLKNLNVIGIFSHLALKNKESDQKQFDQLNLLISRLELENISFKYKHICDSISSVLYPEFQMSMVRIGALIYGLESEERGILNLKQVLSFHTKLSFVKKLKKGESISYGMRWVAKRNSKIGTLPFGYADGYPRNMYQRGFVTINNQKAPIVGVICMDQCMIDLTDIKNLNENDNVIIISDGTNNSMSLDEIALLSQTNKNEIVSRFTKRVPKIYIKNNKILKIKNDLL; encoded by the coding sequence ATGAATAAAATTTATAGACATACTCACTTAAAAATAAATTTAGATAATTTAATTCATAATGTTAATGAAATAAGGAACTTTTTAAACAAAAATACTACATTATCTGCTGTATTAAAAGCTGATGCATACGGACATGGATCCATTGAAATAGCAAATGCCTTATATGATAATGGTGTAAATTATTTTTTAGTTTCTACACTACTTGAAGGAATTGAATTAAAAACTTACAATCAAAATTTTAATGTACTAATTATGGGGCATACTCCAAATGAATATTTAAATGCAATTGTTGAAAATGATTTAGAATGCACAATTTTCACTTTAGAGCAAGCAAAACTTTTAAATGATTTATCTCTAAAACATAATAAAACTATTAATATTCATATTAAAATTGATACAGGATTTAATCGATTAGGAATTAAAATAAACTCAGATACTTTAAGTATAGTTAAAGAAATAAGTAAATTAAAAAATTTAAATGTTATAGGCATATTTTCACACTTGGCTTTAAAAAATAAAGAAAGTGATCAAAAGCAATTTGATCAATTAAATTTATTAATATCTAGACTAGAACTTGAAAATATAAGTTTTAAATATAAACATATTTGCGATAGTATATCAAGTGTTCTTTATCCAGAATTTCAAATGTCAATGGTTAGAATAGGCGCATTAATATATGGTTTAGAATCTGAAGAAAGAGGAATTCTAAATCTTAAACAAGTTTTATCTTTTCACACAAAATTATCTTTTGTAAAGAAATTAAAAAAAGGAGAATCAATTAGTTATGGCATGAGATGGGTAGCAAAACGAAACTCAAAAATTGGAACACTTCCTTTTGGATATGCAGATGGGTATCCTAGAAACATGTACCAAAGAGGATTTGTAACAATAAATAATCAAAAAGCACCCATAGTTGGAGTTATTTGTATGGATCAATGTATGATAGATTTAACAGATATTAAAAATCTAAATGAAAATGATAATGTAATAATAATTTCGGATGGAACAAATAATTCAATGTCCCTTGATGAAATTGCTTTACTTAGCCAAACAAATAAAAATGAAATAGTATCTAGATTTACAAAAAGAGTACCTAAAATATATATTAAGAACAATAAAATATTAAAAATCAAAAATGATTTGCTCTAA
- a CDS encoding S66 peptidase family protein: protein MNKPYALKTNDKIAIIAPASPTEIKNIEKVKIAIKKLGLSPVIFPSCYEKHGHFSGIDAIRAKDINDAFLDPSIKGIICLKGGYGTPRLLTLLNYDIIKNNPKIFIGYSDITALHIAFAKKCNMVTYHGPMAAAGLLGVLDEYTLKYLKKALFSYDSLNLLENPENEKIETLVDGVSNGKIIGGNLSLLVSTLGSPYEIDVKGKILFIEEVGELNYKIDRMLTSLALANKFKDCSGIILGTFSNCKPDFRNGVQKDLNLDLIFNEIIVPYNKPTISNFRAGHNYPQPTIPFGVDIELDASKKTITFLENSNIKPL, encoded by the coding sequence ATGAATAAACCTTACGCTTTAAAAACTAATGATAAAATTGCAATAATAGCGCCAGCTTCACCTACTGAAATAAAAAATATAGAAAAAGTAAAAATTGCAATTAAAAAATTAGGACTGTCTCCAGTAATATTTCCAAGTTGCTACGAAAAACATGGACATTTTTCGGGCATTGATGCAATTAGAGCAAAAGATATTAATGACGCTTTTCTTGATCCATCAATAAAAGGAATTATATGTTTAAAAGGTGGATACGGTACACCAAGATTACTCACACTTCTAAACTACGATATCATAAAAAATAATCCTAAAATTTTTATAGGATATAGTGATATAACAGCACTTCATATTGCATTTGCAAAAAAATGCAATATGGTAACTTATCATGGACCTATGGCAGCAGCTGGATTACTAGGTGTTTTAGACGAATATACCCTAAAGTATTTAAAAAAAGCATTATTTTCTTACGATTCACTAAATTTATTAGAAAATCCTGAAAATGAAAAAATAGAAACTTTAGTCGACGGTGTCTCAAATGGTAAAATTATTGGAGGAAATCTATCACTATTAGTTTCAACGCTAGGTTCACCTTATGAAATCGACGTTAAGGGAAAAATACTCTTTATCGAAGAAGTTGGAGAACTAAATTATAAAATTGATAGAATGCTAACTTCTTTAGCACTTGCAAACAAATTTAAAGATTGTTCAGGAATAATCTTAGGTACATTTTCTAATTGCAAACCCGATTTTAGAAATGGTGTTCAAAAGGATTTAAATTTAGACCTTATTTTTAATGAAATTATTGTTCCATATAATAAACCAACTATATCAAACTTTAGAGCTGGACATAACTATCCACAGCCAACTATACCATTTGGAGTTGATATAGAACTAGATGCTAGCAAGAAAACAATAACATTTTTAGAAAACAGTAATATTAAACCATTATAG
- a CDS encoding sigma-54 interaction domain-containing protein → MKYQLLTKDFSEFMNEGLIYIDKNGIIKEYNEKAKELIGIKRSCTRSHSKGKINKNDIVILAYTSFGYDKNGLEEKDLKKIGINLPNLKKGDTLLAYGKYESDEIGKSKVKESDILIDNFIMDAKIDGIKISSKVNYLKRFVEIKVDNEKYRHYYNNFFSHVIILDKDSKEIKFYQDGGYTAWKEDLKQILDGNFYHEKKNGCNEIEVINKHILDIHDKTEIINDLINCSQNEIVGYKGKKSKINGIDALCTLKQVMRGSEIIGAFLLINDISRLRNAEVQKEMVYKKLKLAKEALKNNSEYAKLFPKLIGSSQSLLEVKRLAYKASKFQSNLLILGESGTGKSILARCIHEASANHDMPFIEVNCNSIPESLMESELFGYEKGAFTGANQKGKKGYFEMANGGTLFLDEIGDFPKGMQVKLLHVIQNKKFFKVGGDKEIQVNLRIIVATNRNLEKDVKNGIFREDLYYRINVFPIHLPPLRDRIVDIYELIEFLLPRICNRIGTNQKHISGEAINKIKAYHWPGNIRELENVLERAVNLCEDKTILSEHLKIKITKKNIVNREEYLRPLKETMNSIELEIIENVYNYTNRDKKKTMEILKIKKTKLYEKIKELKNN, encoded by the coding sequence ATGAAATATCAATTATTAACAAAAGATTTTTCTGAATTTATGAATGAAGGATTAATTTATATAGATAAAAATGGAATTATAAAAGAATATAATGAAAAAGCAAAAGAACTTATTGGAATAAAGAGAAGTTGTACTAGAAGCCATAGTAAGGGGAAAATTAATAAAAATGATATTGTAATTCTCGCCTATACATCTTTTGGATATGATAAAAATGGCCTTGAAGAAAAAGATCTAAAGAAAATAGGAATTAATCTACCAAATTTAAAAAAAGGGGATACCTTATTAGCCTATGGAAAATATGAATCAGATGAAATAGGAAAGAGTAAAGTAAAAGAATCTGATATTTTAATAGATAATTTTATTATGGATGCTAAAATAGATGGAATTAAAATATCTTCAAAAGTTAATTACCTTAAAAGATTTGTAGAGATAAAAGTTGATAATGAAAAATATAGACATTATTATAACAATTTTTTTAGTCATGTTATTATACTAGATAAAGATAGTAAAGAAATAAAATTTTATCAAGACGGTGGTTATACAGCGTGGAAAGAAGATTTAAAGCAAATTCTAGATGGGAATTTTTATCATGAGAAAAAAAATGGATGCAATGAAATAGAAGTTATAAATAAACATATTTTAGATATTCATGATAAGACTGAGATAATTAACGATTTAATAAATTGCTCTCAAAATGAAATTGTGGGATACAAAGGGAAAAAGAGTAAAATAAACGGAATTGATGCTTTATGTACATTAAAGCAAGTAATGCGTGGAAGTGAAATTATAGGCGCTTTTTTACTTATTAATGATATTAGTAGGCTAAGAAATGCAGAAGTTCAAAAAGAGATGGTATATAAAAAACTTAAATTGGCAAAAGAGGCATTAAAAAATAATAGCGAATATGCAAAATTATTTCCAAAATTAATTGGATCGAGTCAGAGTCTTTTAGAAGTAAAAAGACTTGCCTATAAAGCTAGTAAGTTTCAATCAAATTTATTAATATTAGGTGAAAGCGGAACTGGTAAAAGCATTTTAGCTAGATGTATACATGAAGCGTCTGCTAATCATGATATGCCTTTTATAGAAGTTAATTGTAATTCTATTCCTGAGAGTTTAATGGAAAGTGAGTTATTTGGGTATGAAAAGGGAGCGTTTACTGGTGCAAATCAAAAAGGTAAAAAAGGATATTTTGAAATGGCGAATGGTGGAACTCTTTTTTTAGACGAAATTGGTGATTTTCCTAAAGGTATGCAGGTAAAACTATTACATGTAATTCAAAATAAAAAATTCTTTAAAGTTGGTGGAGATAAAGAAATACAAGTAAATTTAAGAATTATTGTTGCCACAAATAGAAATTTAGAGAAAGATGTAAAAAATGGTATATTTAGAGAAGATTTGTATTATAGAATTAACGTGTTTCCCATACATTTACCTCCTTTAAGAGACAGAATAGTAGATATTTATGAATTAATTGAATTTTTACTTCCAAGAATATGTAATAGAATAGGTACGAATCAGAAACATATTAGTGGAGAAGCTATTAATAAAATTAAGGCTTATCACTGGCCAGGAAATATAAGAGAACTTGAAAATGTCCTTGAAAGAGCTGTTAATTTATGTGAAGATAAAACCATTTTATCAGAACATTTAAAAATCAAAATAACAAAAAAGAATATTGTTAATAGAGAAGAATATTTAAGACCTTTAAAGGAAACTATGAATTCAATTGAGCTTGAAATAATTGAAAACGTATATAATTACACAAATAGAGATAAGAAAAAAACCATGGAAATATTAAAAATAAAAA